Genomic window (Candidatus Binatus sp.):
CCGGCCGCGCCAGCGCGCGGACCACCGCCGCGCCGGTCGGCGTGACCATCTCGTGCGCACCGTCGCCGATTTTCACCGGGAATCCCGAGAGCAACTCCGCCGTCGCCGGCGCCGGCACGGGAATGACTCCGTGCTGCGAGCGCGTGAATCCACCGCCCATCGGGAGCACAGACACGAGCACGTCGCCGACGCCGAGATGCTCGAGTCCCCATGCCGTGCCGACAATGTCGATGATCGAATCGACCGCGCCGACTTCGTGAAAATGAACGCGGTCGGGCGACGTGTTGTGAATCTTCGCCTCGGCTTGGGCAAGCACTTCGAAGATCGAGATCGCGCGATGCCTGACGGTCGCGGCCAGCGCAGATGCCTCGATCAGCGCGCGAATCTCGGCGAAATGACGCTCCGGCTGCGGCTGGGTCACGGCGACATCGAACTTAAGCGCCGAGATCCCGCTTGAGATTTTGCGCCGGGTCGAGAGCCGATAACCTGCGATCGGCAGCGACTTGATCGCGCGCTCGAATTGGTCAAAGTCCGCACCGCAATCGAGGATTGCGCCGACAATCATGTCGCCGCTGAGGCCGGAGAACGCGTCGAGATAAGCCGTTTTCATCCCGCAACCTTTACATCGTAGCAGGGCGT
Coding sequences:
- the larC gene encoding nickel pincer cofactor biosynthesis protein LarC, encoding MKTAYLDAFSGLSGDMIVGAILDCGADFDQFERAIKSLPIAGYRLSTRRKISSGISALKFDVAVTQPQPERHFAEIRALIEASALAATVRHRAISIFEVLAQAEAKIHNTSPDRVHFHEVGAVDSIIDIVGTAWGLEHLGVGDVLVSVLPMGGGFTRSQHGVIPVPAPATAELLSGFPVKIGDGAHEMVTPTGAAVVRALARPAAIPLGFEVEKIGYGAGARELEDRPNVLRLMLGRERAAFDSDEMIEISANIDDLSPQIYDHVMNRLFAAGARDVTITPTMMKKSRPAVTLGVIAEATRRDAIAEIIFAETSTIGLRFHGVERLKLHREIHEVQTRWGMVRVKTSGAHGREPTTISPEYDDCRRIAAEHKVALRVVIEEARDAARARGPAHRGEK